Genomic window (Paenibacillus sp. 37):
ACCACCATATGATGTGACCCTTGTAGGGCTCCGTTTAGGAGCCGCATGAAGGTGCATTATTGGTGATGGACATAAAAGTCGGTTCCTTCGGGGACCGGCTTTTTTATATACAGTGAACGGGCGATATAGCACGTACTCCATCGACTTCTTTTTCAATAACCTGCGAAAGTGGGCTTGGATGATGAGAGAGAAGTCACCATAGATCCATGATCTGTGGTAGCCTCCGTTCTGTCGTTAACTGTACATGAATAATGTCTCCCTCTGGTCTGGCGTAGGATCGCTCTTTCTTCTCTGCATTGCGCATGATTTGGGACAGGTACGTAAGCGAGCTAATGACGATACCAACCAAACAAGCGATGAACACTGAGGAGGAGACAATCGAACATGAGTACAGGAAATCAAACGGGACAACAAGCGATGGAACAGGAACATAACGGTCAGCAGGTGGAAAAAGAAACAGGAGCGGCCGGACGGGTTCAGCCCTTTCCGGGCAGCCGCAAAGTCTACATTCAGGGCTCACGGTCGGACATTGCTGTACCGGAGCGTGAGATAGCCCTTCATGACACGAATACTCCCCAAGGGGTGGAGCATAACGAACCGCTGCGTGTCTACGATACGAGCGGCCCCATGACCGATCCCGCATTTCATGCGGATATCCGTGCAGGTCTGCCAGCCCTGCGCACCCGTTGGATCACAGAGCGCGGCGATGTTGAAGCTTATCGGGGCCGTACGGTTAAACCGGAGGATAACGGACTGAAGCCCGGAGGGAAGAGAGCCGGCGCCGAAGAGTACCCCGGATTACGTGGCAAACCGCTGCGGGCACAGCCAGGACGCTGTGTGACCCAGATGCACTACGCGAGACAGGGAGTCATTACGGCAGAGATGGAATTCGCCGCCATTCGTGAGGGCGTGGAACCGGAATTTGTACGTCAGGAGCTGGCGAGTGGACGGGCCATTCTGCCATCCAACATCAATCACCCGGAGAGTGAGCCGATGTTGATCGGTCGTCATTTTCACGTGAAGATCAATGCCAACATAGGGAACTCTGCCGTATCCTCTTCCATCGAGGAAGAGGTGGAGAAGATGACTTGGGCAGTACGCTGGGGATCGGATACCGTGATGGATCTGTCCACAGGCAAAAACATTCATACGACCCGGGAATGGATCATTCGTAATTCTCCTGTGCCGATTGGTACGGTACCGCTGTATCAAGCGCTGGAGAAGGTGAATGGCGAAGCGGAGGCGCTGACCTGGGAGTTGTACCGTGACACACTCATAGAGCAGGCAGAGCAAGGCGTGGACTACTTTACGATTCATGCAGGTGTACTGCTGCGTTATATCCCGATGACGGCCAAACGGATGACAGGCATTGTGTCCCGGGGCGGGTCCATTATGGCAGCATGGTGTCTGGCGCATCATCAGGAGAATTTTTTGTACACTCATTTTGAAGAAATCTGCGAGATTATGAAAAGGTATGATGTGGCGTTTTCGCTGGGAGATGGACTTCGTCCAGGCAGTATCTACGATGCCAATGACGAAGCTCAGATGGCAGAACTGGCTACGCTCGGGGAACTGACGCAGATCGCATGGAAGCATGATGTGCAGGTGATGATCGAAGGCCCGGGTCATGTGCCGATGCACAAGATCAAAGAGAATGTGGATCTACAGATGGAGATCTGTAAAGAAGCACCTTTCTACACACTGGGGCCGCTAACGACCGACATTGCGCCAGGATATGATCACATCACGTCTGCCATTGGGGCAGCCATGATTGGCTGGTTCGGCACGTCGATGCTCTGTTATGTTACGCCAAAAGAACATTTGGGCCTGCCCAACAAGGACGATGTGCGCGAAGGGGTTATCGCCTACAAGATCGCAGCTCATGCCGCCGATCTGGCGAAAGGCCATCCACGTGCTCAACGCCGCGATGACGCATTGTCCAAAGCGCGGTTCGAGTTCCGTTGGCGTGACCAGTTCAACCTGTCACTGGACCCTGAACGTGCGTTGTCCTACCATGATGAGACTCTGCCAGCAGAAGGGGCCAAAGAAGCTCATTTCTGCTCCATGTGCGGACCAAAGTTCTGTAGCATGCGCATTACGCAGGACATTCGTGCCTTTGCCGCTGATAAAGGATTGTCCGAGAATGAGGCTGTAGCTGCCGGGATGCGGGAAAAGGCCGAGGAATATCGGACACGCTCCTAAGGAAGCCAAGTGATGAAGGTTTTTGAAGCTTTAAATTATAAATATTGATTAAAGTTTGGACAAGGCCAAACCCGCTTCACCGTAACTCTTGGATTCAATCCAACTTACGCCAAATCTGAAATAGGATACCTGCGATGACAAACAGCACGCCATCAGAAAGTTTAAGATTACTAGCATGTAGAAGTGCGGAAGAACCCATACCGACTAGGAACAAGATAAGAATATATAAAAATCGCATTAATTTATTCACCTCTCTTTTTGAGTGAAATGTGTAAAAGAGAACGATTGTTATATCGTTCTCTTTTGTGAATTTAAATTTATTCTACCTTTTATTACATAAACATATTTAACAAAGACTTTATTAATAATTAAAATTTTTAAGTGTACCTCTGGAATCATTATCAGCAGAGCCTGAGAAGCTAACCTCTAGAGCTCCAAAACTCAATCCTACACTGCCCGTACCTTTAATGTGGTAGTAATTGGATTGTATTTGAGATAGACCACTTTGATTTCCTTGCTTTTTATGTTCTATTGTAAAGACGGCAGAGGCAACCTGTTCTGTTATAATAATGCCCCCTTTGAGATCAGCATTGAATCCAACACCATTCTCACCAGTATATGAGAAATTACGTCCACTTCCTAAAGTTGTAAACGTAGAGTTTCCGCTATACTTGACTTTATCTTCATAATACCCAGAACCTGGAACTGTTCTCCAAATTTCTTTATCAAAAGAAGCGCCATAAGCATCAGATAAGCGCCAAAAAGGCATTGATTTCCACTTTCCTGTTAATGCAACCATAAACCGCTCACGATTATTAACATTATCAGTTCGAACTATGGTTATATAATAGTCAAATTGATCATCCTTGATATTTCCAAGTGGTCCAACCTCTCCGTTGAATTCAGGTGCTGAGGCTTTTTCATGAGCCACTACTTCAATTGATCCATCTTCTTTCGAAAGACTTTTCTTAAACTCAGGGCTCCAGGATTCTATTACTTCATAAGGAATACCCTGCTTTAATAAAGTTATATCCAATTTCACAGTTTTATTCTCTGCAGAAGCGAAAGCACTGGTAGGAATAAGTAATAGGCATAGACAGCAAACCAACAGTAACTTCGATAAACGCAATAATTTCAATGTAAAACCTCACCCTCTGAGTAATTTGTTAAATTATAACAATCTAAATTTATCATATAACCCTAGGTTTGTACACCTAAATTATGTATATTTAATTATTATTTTAAAAAAATAGGATTAATATGTATTTATGTAAATAATAAATTAAACATAATTATATTTATGCTACTAACTCTTAACAAGATCACAGGAGCACATCCAATTTGTATCAATTAATTGTTTGATGCATCTACTGTCGAGCCACGCCCAAATTCTTCTCCAAATACGTCGCAAGCAATGCCAGCGGGCTATGGATTGGAATACCGCGATCTATTGTGACCTGTGCAGCTGCGGGAGCCATAGACAGTTGGGCTGCCACTACCGTTTTACCCGGATGCTGCTCAGCAATCTGCTGTAATCCCTCACGTACCGCTGTGAGATATCCTTGCTGATCTCCACGCATAATCAACTCAAATGTCCCAGGGATGCACACCGCATCCGTCTGAGATGTCTTGGCAACGTGTAGTTGCCCATTCTCATCCTCTTGCTGTAATGCCTGATTCAACCGTGCCATCGATCCTTCAACGGTTGCCGGGTTGGTGAATGCGATTATGTAATCTCCTGTTACTCGCCGCATCTCCTGCAATAACGGATCATCTATGCCGATCACAGGCACAGGGACCTGTGTGGCTTCCTGCTCCAGTACTGTCGCAAACAGGGTACACGTGACCAGAATGGCATCGGCATGACACTTAGCGATCCATTGGAGCGTCTGGGCTACTTTCTCGTGAATGACGACCTCGGAAAAGTCAGCGTCATGTTTAAGGCGGTCCAGACCTGGATCGACGTAATGGACTAATTCAACTTCATAAGGAGCAAGCGTCTCTTTAATTAAGGCAATGTTGGAATAATGAGCGTGAAAACAACCAATGGTGATCATGTGCTAAGTCCCCTTTTACAGTTCGTATATGTCATGGATCTCGTAGATATTTAAAACCATTATAGAAACATGACTGAGGACTGTACAGTTGTTTATTGCTCAACGCCAATAACCGCCCTTCCGCCAAGCTGCGGAAAGACGGTTGATAAGCGGACTCGAATAGGGTCCGGTGTCCATTTTTATCTAAGGGAAGGAGAAGCATTTTTCTTCGCCATTTTTTGCTGTAGAATTTCATGAAAGGATAGACCTTGAGTGTTCTCATTCTCCTTTTTAGGAGCAGTGGTCGCCGTGTTGCGCGGATATTGGTGATGGTACGGGATCATTTGCTGAATAGGCATGCGGATCATCTTGGTTCCTCCTTTGATGCGTTTTTTCGAATTATGTATTTCGACTGGTTACCATGCCAGGTGCGCATATAGGTACATGTGACTTGTTAGACGAAATAGAAGAGTTTAAAGCGTAATTCCAATTGGATTGTAGTGATTTTACCCGGTTTTAAGGAGATGTAAACGTTTTTAGGGAAATTCAGGAGTAAAGGACCTGATATGAGAGGGTGTACATGGGAAGATCGAATCGGTTGTTATGCGAATAGTCCCAATTTTAAGGAAGTCAATGGTACCCGCATATGAGGCATATTATCTGGTTAAATGATGCAAAGCATGCTAACTAACTTGGTACCATGGTCGGGTTGTTTAGGGAGTAATGTAGTTCCGGATATAACAAAAAAGCTGCCGAGTGTACTCGACAGCTTGCGTGATATGAAGAAGGATGCGAACTAACTTTGATTCTGACTGAGATGTATATCGTACTACTTTTATCTACTTTGGCGAACAGCGATGTATATATCCACTTGTACACTTTCGGGATTCAGGCTGCGTTCATCATACAATTCAAAATCCCCGGTGAACGTACGATCGATTTGTTTCTCCCATGCCCACACGGCTCCCCATGCTTCACTAACAACCTCTGCCATTGGCCCTTTTCTGGAAGTGAATACGGCGTAAGTTGCAGGCGGGAGCAGAATGTCGTCCAATCCTTCAGGTAATGACTCCTCCGAACTGACCTCATGCCCTACCAGTATGGTGTACTCTCCGGTTATGCCATCGGTGTAATCCGTGTAACAGCCATAGCGGGCAGCTTCGGGTGCAGGGAGGTGCTCTGAGGCAAAATAATTGTTCCAGAGTCCCTGAATACAGCCTTTGCCACTAATCTCAATGGCATTGGTTGTGCGGGCGGATATGCCGGCCAGGCGTTTGCCCGGAAGGGTGACATAACGAACGGGCTGGGCAGATAACGATTGAGTTGTTGTAACCTGACCTGGTATAGCGGAAGTGACAGAGTTTTCAGCTGGAGATACTTCGTGTTGATCCGTTGTATTCGTGCGCCAACGTTTCAAAAAAGGAAGCTGATTACGCAGCATCGAACGAGCGGATTCCTCATCCATGCCCTCGTCCTTCAGAATGGCGGTGCACATCTCCGTCATGCCTTCCAGTGAAATACCGGGCTGCGCGAACTCGCCCTCTTTGTAACAATAGATACAGTATTCGCGGGTTGTGCTTCCATCTGCTTCCGTTCCGAATTGTGCAGGGGTGGTGAGTGGCATACCGCAGCTTTGACATACCGTAACATTCATCTTTCATTCCTCCTTGGGTATATATGCAACTTCAACCTGAACATATTTGAAGTATACGGGGAGGAACTGGACAACTGTCTGTCAGGTTTGATCGGAGGTTTTATAATTTTGAACAATTTGTTCGGCTATACGACACACGTTATCCCGAATATGCAACGGTTCCAGGACCTCAACATCCGCCCCAAAGCCCAAGATGAAGCCGTACAGCCAGTTATCTTCTGGAAAAGCGACCTGGCTGATATAATACCCGTTCCTGTCAGGCAATACATTTTCAATACCGAACCATTCCTCCGCAAGATGACGGATACGGGCATGGAATCTCAGGGTAATCCCAATCTGGTTGTCTGGCCGGCTCCATTCCTGCTGCCACGGCCGGTCTTGAAGGTTGATGGATTTTCGTTCATAGTGCTCTGTAGTAAGAGAGACGTCTTTCATACGAACCAGCTTGAACATGCGGAATTCATTTCGTTCATGGCAAAAAGCATACAGATACCACGCGTGCCTCTTCAGTACAAGCGTGTGGGGTTCAACTGTACGATAGGTCTGTGCACCTTCGGCGCTGCAATAGGCGAAATAAATGCATTGTAGTTGATCGATTCCCTGATCAATGACTTTTAATTTTTGTTGCAGCGCTTCAGGGTGTGTCCACGTTGAATGATCCACGATGAATCGGTGCGTGCTGGCCTGAAAATCTTCATTTTTGGCTTCCGGGACGATACTGCTTAGCTTTTCCACCAACAGTTCACGTGCAGCATTTGTATGTGAGGTCGATATACTGCGCAGGGCGGTGACGATGGAAACAAGATCCTTATCGGTTAACAGATTGCGATCCAGACGATACCCTTCCGCTAGGCCGATGCCTCCGCTTGCTCCCTGATAGGTCACGACCGGAATTCCGGCTTGTCCCAATGTGTCGATATCCCGATAGATCGTACGAATGGAAACTTCAAACATATCGGCCAGGTCTTTGGCCTGTAACCGCCCCCGGTTGATAAGCAGTACAACGATGGCTAACAAACGCTCCAGTTTCATAGTTAGGGTTTCCTTTCATTTATGGTTATAACATTGCTTTCAATTGTTTATCTGGTACTTATCTGTTAGATTCATAGGTGTTATATTGCCCAGCATCCCATATAGGAGTGAAATAAGCAATGAAGCGAATTACGATTCTGATTGCGGACGATGAGGTAGAGATCGCAGATCTGGTGGCTTTACATTTACAAAAAGAAGGCTATCATACCGTCAAGGCATCTGACGGACAGTCGGCACTACAGGCGATTCAGACACATGCCATTGATTTGGCCGTACTGGACATTATGATGCCGGGTATGGACGGGTACGAGGTGACCCGCAAAATACGGGAGCAGCATCATTTTCCGATCATTTTCCTGAGTGCCAAAACCTCGGATATGGATAAAATTACGGGGCTGGTAATGGGTGCCGATGATTATATGACCAAACCATTTAACCCGATGGAGCTTGTAGCACGCGTGAATTCTCAATTGCGTCGCTCATTGCAATTCAGCCAGTCCACAGCGGCGGTTCAGCGCTCGATTCTGGAAAAGGGCGGACTTGTCATTATACCTGAACAGCATAGCGTGACGCTTTACGGTAAACCGCTGGAGTTAACACCGAAGGAATTTGATATTTTAGTGTTGCTCGCGAGCAATCCAAAACAGGTCTTCAGCGCAGAAAGCATTTTTGAAAAGGTGTGGGGAGAGGCTTATTTCGAAAGTGGCAATACCGTTATGGTACATATTCGGACGCTGCGCAAGAAGCTCGGAGAAGATGTGGACAAGAACAAGTTTATCAAAACGATCTGGGGCGTGGGGTACACGTTCAATGACTAAACGCAGAAGCTTTCGCACAACGATGATTATGCTGCTCGGTCTAAGCATGCTGTCTTCTGGCGCTGTAACATTTATCGTGTACAGGCTCTTGCAGTTGTATTATTCAGGTGTGCGGATGGAAGATCCGCTGGCGGAATATCGAAATATCATGAGAAGTATTGGCGATTTATATGTCTTTATGCTGCTCTTCATCCCGCTTGCGATTTTATTTTTCTACTTGTTTACGAGACCCTATGTCACGTATTTCAAAGAGATTTCCACAGGCATTAATCACTTAGCGAACGGAGACTTTCAGCATCGTGTTCAGATTTCGTCCAAGGATGAATTGGGTTCGATTGCGGAGGGTATGAATATGGCAAGCCAGAAGCTGCGGGAGGCGATGGAACGAGGTGACTTTGCCGAGAACAGCAAAGACCAGCTCATCGTAAACCTTGCGCATGATCTGCGTACACCGTTAACCTCCGTGCTGGGCTATCTGGATCTCCTTATGAAGGATGATCAGCTGACAGAGGAACAGGTTCGGCATTTTACGTCGATTGCATTCACCAAATCACAGCGTCTGGAGAAGCTGATTGATGATTTGTTCGAAATTACCCGCATGAATTATGGCATGCTACCGATCAATAAGGCTCCACTGGATCTTAGTGAATTGCTGAAACAGATGAACGAAGAGCTCTATCCTGTATTTGAAAAGAACCAACTGGTCACCCGCTTGAAAATAGACACTGACCTTACCATCTCTGGTGATGGCGAGTTGCTGGCTCGTGTGTTCGAGAATCTGCTGATTAACGCTGCACGGCACGGCAAGGACGGCATGTACGTGGATATTAACGGATATCGTGATGCGGAACAGGTTATCATTCAGGTGATTAACTATGGCGGACATATTCGTCCAGAGGAATTGCCACATATTTTCGATATGTATTATACCGGAGATCGTGCCAGAACCCCTCAGGAGGGTGGGACAGGCCTCGGCTTATTCATAGCACGTAATATCGTGGAACAGCATGACGGTACAATTTCAGCCCAGAGTGATGTGGTACGGACATTATTTGAAGTTCGTTTGCCCCTATTGCAATGAGGTTCGACGTCAAATTTAAGAAAAACTTTAAAAATGCCCTGCTTTTTCTTTAACTTGTTTTGTCTATCCTTGATGTATGAGGTAAAAGGAGGAACAAGCATGAAGAAGTGGGGCTTTTTAATATGTATCGTTTTGATCGGATATATCGTTACACAATCACCAGGATGGATTCATCAAAAGGATGAGCTACCTATCGAGATTCAGAATACGTGTGAAAATCCCGCAGGTTATACGGTATCTGTCACGGGAAATATTCAGGATCAGGTACATAAGGGCAATTTGTTACTGGTTAATAAGCAATACCCCGTTCATGAGGAAGGGGTTAAATCGGATATTGTATATGTGGCGGATGAGGATGATCTGCTTCGTGGATATGGAATAATGGATCGGAAAATCATGTTATCCCGGCAGGTGGCACAGGAGTTTCGGAAGATGGTTGAAGCAGCAGGCGAAGAGGGAGTCCGATATTTTCTTGTCAGCAGCGGGTACAGGGACTTTGCGAAGCAGGACGAGCTGTATCAGGAAAAGGGTGAAGACTATGCACTGCCTGCCGGTCACAGTGAGCACAATCTCGGGTTATCCCTGGATGTCGGTTCCACATTGGCTGCTATGAATGAAGCACCAGAGGGAGCCTGGCTGGAGAAGAATGCATGGAAATACGGATTTGTTTTGCGTTATCCGAAGGATAAAGTGCGCATCACGGGAATACAGTATGAACCATGGCACTTTCGATATGTAGGGCTGCCGCACAGTGCTGTCATGTATAAGAATAATCTGGTGCTGGAAGAGTATTTGGATTTGCTAAAAGAGAAAGAGAACATTAATGTGGAGGTAGAGGGTGAGGCGTATCATATTCGCTACTATGGAGCCACCCGAGATACGACCGTTTACATACCTGAGCAAGGCCAAACTGAAATCTCGGGTGATAACATGGATGGCGTCATTGTCACCGTAAAGAAATAACAGGGCAGCACAAAGGAGGAGGAGCAGCAGCATGAAGCACAACAACCAGAAGAAAAACAAACATTACATCCTTTGGATTGCCGTTTTCATTATCTATGTATATCTACTTACGAAGCTGATCCTGTTCAAAGGAAGCCCGGTCGATTTTGGCATCGTGAAGGTTCGACTGATGGCGTTCTTGCAACAACCGGATCTGATCCATACACGAACTGTCAACCTGACGCCATTTCAGGAAATTTCACGAGACTGGAACAGTCTGTCGTTACATCGTCCGGGCACCGCAATCCATCTGGTAGGCAATATATGGGCCTTTATTCCACTGGGCATCTTCATCCCTGTGTTGACGGGCAACAAGTTATTCTCTGGAGTAAAGGTACTCCTGCTGTCCCTGCTGCTCAGTTTGGGTTATGAAGTGACACAGTTGTTGACGGGGATGGGAATATTTGATGTGGATGATCTGATGCTTAATACACTCGGCGGCTTGATTGGATATATTGTTTTCACTATGGCTATGGGTCTGAAAAAGGTGTTGTCGGGAGGAGAATCCCGCGTGACGACGAAAAAGTTAAATTCTAAGGAAAGTCACGTGTAAGGAGGGGAACAACTTGATTATAATAGCTGCAATCTTCATTAGCGCAGGGCTAATGTTTCTCGTGTATCCACACAAGGTAACAGATGCTTCGGAGAAACAGATTACGGAGCGAGTGATCGCGTCGAGATGGATCGGTGGCTCGTTAATAGCTCTGTCATGTTTGTTTCTGATCATGGGTACGATTCAACTGTTAGATCAAGCATCACATCACATTGGGCATTAAAAGGCAGTTGGTCTTGAAGCAACGGAGAACACACATACTGAAAACAAAGGCTCTCCATCACTGTGCAGATTGCACGTTACGGGGAGTTTTTTTGTTGTTTCATAAGGTATCGAATTTAGGATAGGATCAGTGAACTTTGCGAGTAACATCGCAAATGAGGTAGAGTAGAGATGATGCGTTAGTACCTATTCCTTACAAAAAAGGAGGATATACATTGTATTCATTAGCTAAAGAACTAGCAGGAACCATGAAAGCCATTATGCAAATTGAAACCGAAATTGCTGAAGCTAAGATTGATCAACAGGCTGAAGAGATCATACTTGGTATGGAAGAGAGAAGATCGGCTTTAATAAATAATGTCACACGTGATGAATTATTGGTCATCCAAACAGTGATGAACGTAGGAAGGTCAGAAAGAGGGTATCGTTATCATTTTAATTCGGAAGACGTTGAGATTATTAACCTTCCCGTTGAGTTAAACGAGCATGAGTTGATGCAGAAATATTCCTACTATCTGATACATAAAACCAAAGAGGAATTAGCATGTGAAATTGAATATCATACGCTTGTCTCATCATTTCTAAAAGAAGGTATAGAGATCTTAAAACTCTAGACCGTTACCCGACATACTAATAGGGGGTCTGCAAGATGATAATGAAAATTTCGTATTATACGCCAGATGGATTCTACTATTATGTCCCCGATCAATATGCAGAGAAGATGGAAGAGTGGAGAATTCAATTTTCAGATTTTTTGCAGAGTATAGAGGGGAAACATCCATTCACAGAATACGTGGAGTCCATTAATTATGAGGGTAAGTTGGAATATGCTATTTTTGGACGTAGTTATGGCGGAGATGAGTTTGTAGACTGGATTAACGTAGAGAAATTAAACTGCAGAGGTATATATCGTATAGCTGAGCCACCTGATGATTCGGAAGTTGGCTTGAAGATTGATTTTTAACCATACCCCGATTATAAAAAGCAAAGCCAAAAAAGCTCCCCGCCACGTGCTGATTGCACGTAATGGGGAGCTTTTTTGTATAACTTCATCGCATTAATGATTTATATCATTAAGCTTTTTTCATCATTTGACGCAATACGGTTTGCAGGATACCGCCGTTATGGTAGTAATCCACGTCAACCATGCTGTCCAAACGAGCGATGACAGGGAATTCGAACTGTGTACCGTCTTCACGAGTTACGGTAACTTTCAACTCTTGTCCTGGCTTCACGTCATTGCTGAGGCCAGTAATGTCGTACGTTTCACGTCCGTTCAGACCAAGGCTGGACCAGCCGTGACCTTCCTGGAATTGCAATGGCATTACGCCCATGCCGACCAGGTTACTACGGTGAATCCGCTCGAAGCTTTCTGCGATAACGGCTTTGACGCCGAGCAGGAATGTTCCTTTTGCCGCCCAGTCACGGGAGCTTCCTGTACCATACTCTTTACCAGCGATAACGATCAGGTTCTGTCCTTCATCCTGATACTTCATGGAAGCATCGTAGATGGACATTTCTTCGTCTGTTGGCAGGTACTTCGTAATGCCGCCCTCAGTACCCGGAGCCACCTGGTTACGAATACGAATGTTAGCAAACGTACCACGCATCATGACTTCATGGTTACCACGGCGTGAACCGTACGAGTTGAAGTCTTTGCGCTCTACGCCATGTTCTTTCAGGTACAGTCCAGCTGGGCTGGATGGTGCAATATTACCTGCTGGCGAGATGTGATCCGTTGTTACGGAATCCGCAAGCAATGCCATAACACGTGCAGAACGGATATCTGCGATATCGTTCAACTTGTCGCCAAGCTCTTGGAAGAACGGAGGATTCTGAATGTATGTGGAGTTCGGATCCCACTCGTACAATTCACCTTCCGGTACAGAAATTGAATTCCAACGCTCATTGGCTGTAAATACATTCTCGTACTTGTTGCGGAACATCTGAGCGTTCAGGGAACTTGCGATGGTATCCTTGATTTCCTCGGAAGTAGGCCAGAGGTCTTTCAGGAACACAGGCTCATTGTTCGTATCATAACCGATTGGATCGGTTTCAAAGTCAATATTCACGGTACCCGCAAGTGCATACGCCACAACGAGTGGTGGTGATGCCAGGTAGTTGGCTTTAACCTGTGCATGCACACGGCCTTCAAAGTTACGGTTACCGGACAATACAGCCGCTACGGTCATATCGTTCTCAGCAATAGCTTCGCTCACTTCGTCCGGCAGTGGGCCGGAGTTACCGATGCACGTTGCACAACCGTAGCCGGCAACGTTGAATCCGAGTTTGTCGAGATACGTGATCAGACCTGCTTTTTCCAGGTACTCGGTAACCACAAGGGAACCTGGTGTCAGACTGCTTTTCACATATCCTGGTTTGGTCAGGCCGCGTTCAACTGCTTTTTTCGCCAGTAGTCCCGCTCCAACCATAACACTTGGATTCGAAGTGTTCGTACAACTTGTGATCGCCGCGATCACAACAGCGCCTGCCTTCAGTTCACTGTTGGAACCGTCCGGATGCTTCACAGGTACGGATTGTTCGATTTTCTCATCGCTCAGACCGTAGCCGCCTTTATCTACAGGTGTGCGAATGATGCTGTTGAAGCTTTCTTTCATTTGTGTCAGCTCG
Coding sequences:
- the thiC gene encoding phosphomethylpyrimidine synthase ThiC, producing the protein MEQEHNGQQVEKETGAAGRVQPFPGSRKVYIQGSRSDIAVPEREIALHDTNTPQGVEHNEPLRVYDTSGPMTDPAFHADIRAGLPALRTRWITERGDVEAYRGRTVKPEDNGLKPGGKRAGAEEYPGLRGKPLRAQPGRCVTQMHYARQGVITAEMEFAAIREGVEPEFVRQELASGRAILPSNINHPESEPMLIGRHFHVKINANIGNSAVSSSIEEEVEKMTWAVRWGSDTVMDLSTGKNIHTTREWIIRNSPVPIGTVPLYQALEKVNGEAEALTWELYRDTLIEQAEQGVDYFTIHAGVLLRYIPMTAKRMTGIVSRGGSIMAAWCLAHHQENFLYTHFEEICEIMKRYDVAFSLGDGLRPGSIYDANDEAQMAELATLGELTQIAWKHDVQVMIEGPGHVPMHKIKENVDLQMEICKEAPFYTLGPLTTDIAPGYDHITSAIGAAMIGWFGTSMLCYVTPKEHLGLPNKDDVREGVIAYKIAAHAADLAKGHPRAQRRDDALSKARFEFRWRDQFNLSLDPERALSYHDETLPAEGAKEAHFCSMCGPKFCSMRITQDIRAFAADKGLSENEAVAAGMREKAEEYRTRS
- a CDS encoding aspartate/glutamate racemase family protein; the encoded protein is MITIGCFHAHYSNIALIKETLAPYEVELVHYVDPGLDRLKHDADFSEVVIHEKVAQTLQWIAKCHADAILVTCTLFATVLEQEATQVPVPVIGIDDPLLQEMRRVTGDYIIAFTNPATVEGSMARLNQALQQEDENGQLHVAKTSQTDAVCIPGTFELIMRGDQQGYLTAVREGLQQIAEQHPGKTVVAAQLSMAPAAAQVTIDRGIPIHSPLALLATYLEKNLGVARQ
- a CDS encoding zinc ribbon domain-containing protein, with amino-acid sequence MNVTVCQSCGMPLTTPAQFGTEADGSTTREYCIYCYKEGEFAQPGISLEGMTEMCTAILKDEGMDEESARSMLRNQLPFLKRWRTNTTDQHEVSPAENSVTSAIPGQVTTTQSLSAQPVRYVTLPGKRLAGISARTTNAIEISGKGCIQGLWNNYFASEHLPAPEAARYGCYTDYTDGITGEYTILVGHEVSSEESLPEGLDDILLPPATYAVFTSRKGPMAEVVSEAWGAVWAWEKQIDRTFTGDFELYDERSLNPESVQVDIYIAVRQSR
- a CDS encoding helix-turn-helix transcriptional regulator, which produces MKLERLLAIVVLLINRGRLQAKDLADMFEVSIRTIYRDIDTLGQAGIPVVTYQGASGGIGLAEGYRLDRNLLTDKDLVSIVTALRSISTSHTNAARELLVEKLSSIVPEAKNEDFQASTHRFIVDHSTWTHPEALQQKLKVIDQGIDQLQCIYFAYCSAEGAQTYRTVEPHTLVLKRHAWYLYAFCHERNEFRMFKLVRMKDVSLTTEHYERKSINLQDRPWQQEWSRPDNQIGITLRFHARIRHLAEEWFGIENVLPDRNGYYISQVAFPEDNWLYGFILGFGADVEVLEPLHIRDNVCRIAEQIVQNYKTSDQT
- a CDS encoding response regulator transcription factor; this encodes MKRITILIADDEVEIADLVALHLQKEGYHTVKASDGQSALQAIQTHAIDLAVLDIMMPGMDGYEVTRKIREQHHFPIIFLSAKTSDMDKITGLVMGADDYMTKPFNPMELVARVNSQLRRSLQFSQSTAAVQRSILEKGGLVIIPEQHSVTLYGKPLELTPKEFDILVLLASNPKQVFSAESIFEKVWGEAYFESGNTVMVHIRTLRKKLGEDVDKNKFIKTIWGVGYTFND
- a CDS encoding sensor histidine kinase, whose amino-acid sequence is MTKRRSFRTTMIMLLGLSMLSSGAVTFIVYRLLQLYYSGVRMEDPLAEYRNIMRSIGDLYVFMLLFIPLAILFFYLFTRPYVTYFKEISTGINHLANGDFQHRVQISSKDELGSIAEGMNMASQKLREAMERGDFAENSKDQLIVNLAHDLRTPLTSVLGYLDLLMKDDQLTEEQVRHFTSIAFTKSQRLEKLIDDLFEITRMNYGMLPINKAPLDLSELLKQMNEELYPVFEKNQLVTRLKIDTDLTISGDGELLARVFENLLINAARHGKDGMYVDINGYRDAEQVIIQVINYGGHIRPEELPHIFDMYYTGDRARTPQEGGTGLGLFIARNIVEQHDGTISAQSDVVRTLFEVRLPLLQ
- a CDS encoding D-alanyl-D-alanine carboxypeptidase family protein: MKKWGFLICIVLIGYIVTQSPGWIHQKDELPIEIQNTCENPAGYTVSVTGNIQDQVHKGNLLLVNKQYPVHEEGVKSDIVYVADEDDLLRGYGIMDRKIMLSRQVAQEFRKMVEAAGEEGVRYFLVSSGYRDFAKQDELYQEKGEDYALPAGHSEHNLGLSLDVGSTLAAMNEAPEGAWLEKNAWKYGFVLRYPKDKVRITGIQYEPWHFRYVGLPHSAVMYKNNLVLEEYLDLLKEKENINVEVEGEAYHIRYYGATRDTTVYIPEQGQTEISGDNMDGVIVTVKK